A genomic segment from Paenibacillus sp. FSL K6-1096 encodes:
- a CDS encoding glutamate-1-semialdehyde 2,1-aminomutase encodes MNRSTSEQLYQEALQHIVGGVNSPSRSFKAVGGGAPVFMKRAGGSRFWDEDGNEYIDYLAAYGPIITGHAHPHITAAITEAAQNGLLYGTPTQLEIKLAKMLKEAIPSMDKVRFVNSGTEAVMTTIRVARAYTKRSKIIKFAGCYHGHSDLVLVAAGSGPSTLGIPDSAGVPASIAQEVITVPFNNLDALREALETWGKDVAAVMVEPIVGNFGMVMPQPGFLEGLCKLTHDNGSLVIYDEVITAFRFHYGSTQTYAGLENHEEIIPDLTALGKIIGGGLPIGAYGGRKHVMEQVAPLGPAYQAGTMAGNPASISAGIACLEVLSSEGVYDEMERLAVRLTDGLQASADRHGIPLTINRIRGAFSTHFCSHPVTNYDEAQDTDGELFASFFRHMLSRGINLAPSKYEAWFLTTAHTDADIDLTLEAAEASFAAMAAEK; translated from the coding sequence ATGAACCGCAGTACATCAGAACAGCTATACCAGGAAGCGCTCCAGCATATCGTCGGAGGCGTGAACAGTCCCTCCCGCTCCTTCAAGGCCGTGGGCGGCGGTGCTCCCGTATTCATGAAACGCGCCGGAGGCTCACGCTTCTGGGATGAGGACGGCAATGAATATATCGATTATCTGGCCGCCTATGGCCCGATCATTACCGGACATGCCCACCCGCATATCACCGCTGCCATTACAGAGGCTGCACAGAACGGGCTGCTCTACGGCACGCCGACTCAGCTTGAAATCAAGCTGGCCAAGATGCTGAAGGAAGCGATCCCCTCCATGGACAAGGTGCGGTTCGTCAACTCAGGCACCGAAGCGGTAATGACAACCATCCGCGTAGCCCGCGCCTACACCAAGCGCAGCAAAATCATCAAGTTCGCCGGCTGCTATCACGGCCACTCCGACCTGGTGCTGGTCGCCGCAGGTTCAGGTCCATCCACGCTCGGCATCCCGGACAGCGCGGGCGTTCCGGCCAGTATTGCCCAGGAGGTCATCACCGTTCCGTTCAATAATCTGGACGCCCTGCGTGAAGCGCTAGAGACCTGGGGTAAGGATGTTGCCGCCGTGATGGTTGAGCCGATTGTCGGCAACTTCGGGATGGTCATGCCGCAGCCGGGCTTCCTGGAGGGCCTGTGCAAGCTGACCCATGATAACGGCTCCCTGGTCATCTATGATGAAGTCATCACCGCCTTCCGTTTCCATTATGGCTCCACTCAGACCTATGCCGGACTTGAGAATCATGAGGAGATCATCCCCGACCTGACAGCTCTCGGCAAAATCATCGGCGGCGGGCTGCCCATCGGCGCATATGGCGGACGGAAGCATGTCATGGAGCAGGTCGCTCCGCTCGGTCCGGCTTACCAGGCCGGCACGATGGCCGGCAACCCGGCCTCTATCTCCGCCGGTATTGCCTGCCTGGAGGTGCTCAGCTCCGAAGGCGTCTATGACGAGATGGAACGGCTGGCGGTCCGCCTGACCGACGGACTTCAGGCCTCCGCTGACCGCCATGGCATTCCGCTGACCATCAACCGGATTCGCGGCGCCTTCTCGACGCACTTCTGCAGCCATCCGGTCACGAATTATGATGAAGCGCAGGATACTGACGGCGAGCTGTTCGCCAGCTTCTTCCGCCACATGCTCAGCCGCGGCATTAACCTGGCCCCGTCCAAATATGAGGCCTGGTTCCTGACCACCGCGCACACAGATGCAGACATCGATCTGACGCTGGAAGCAGCCGAAGCCTCCTTCGCGGCGATGGCGGCGGAGAAGTAG
- a CDS encoding LCP family protein, with protein MPPRKNRHAKAGKSKKKTLLWTLAIFLLLIIGGLVYYFTAIYNQLDNLHKTGDDSPFANVPTPSAEAVKPPEWEGTEPVNILLMGVDARGVKKGEVPRSDTMLVASLDPVKKKFYVFSILRDTYVDIPDHGTQRINAAITYGPNTAMQTVSDLLGIPIQYYVYTDFQGFIKLVDAVGGVDYEVEKDMHYTTKADGPEYDIDLKKGFQHLDGKMALQYVRFRHDATSDFTRTERQRGFLKAVADKVISTTSIIKLPNILGQVTPYIDTNLDVNDMWKLATVGYDSSMGGSAQIPPMKLIREKTLKDGSQVISFSSERALKQFVQDTMTAPDPTPTPAPDAEASPGSSPSATPGTK; from the coding sequence ATGCCGCCAAGAAAGAACCGGCACGCAAAGGCCGGCAAGTCAAAGAAGAAAACGCTGCTCTGGACTCTGGCAATCTTCCTCCTTCTAATTATAGGAGGTCTGGTTTATTATTTCACCGCAATCTACAACCAGCTCGATAATCTGCACAAGACAGGCGACGATTCTCCGTTTGCTAATGTTCCTACACCCTCGGCGGAGGCGGTTAAGCCCCCTGAATGGGAGGGCACAGAGCCGGTTAACATCCTGCTGATGGGCGTGGATGCCCGCGGGGTGAAGAAGGGCGAGGTTCCGCGCTCGGATACGATGCTGGTGGCCTCTCTGGACCCGGTGAAGAAGAAGTTCTATGTCTTCTCTATTCTGCGCGATACGTATGTTGATATTCCTGACCACGGGACCCAGCGGATCAACGCTGCCATTACTTACGGACCCAATACGGCGATGCAGACGGTAAGCGACCTGCTCGGCATTCCGATTCAATATTATGTCTATACCGATTTCCAGGGCTTCATTAAGCTGGTGGATGCCGTGGGCGGTGTGGACTATGAGGTCGAGAAGGACATGCACTACACCACCAAGGCAGACGGTCCGGAATACGACATTGATCTCAAAAAAGGCTTCCAGCACCTGGACGGCAAAATGGCGCTGCAATATGTGCGCTTCCGTCACGATGCCACCTCTGACTTCACCCGGACCGAGCGCCAGCGCGGCTTCCTCAAAGCGGTGGCGGACAAGGTAATCAGCACCACTTCGATCATCAAGCTGCCGAATATTCTCGGTCAGGTCACGCCGTATATCGACACGAACCTTGATGTTAATGACATGTGGAAGCTGGCAACGGTAGGTTATGACAGCTCTATGGGCGGCAGTGCACAGATCCCGCCGATGAAGCTGATCCGGGAGAAGACCCTCAAGGACGGCTCCCAGGTGATCAGCTTCAGCAGCGAGCGGGCGCTGAAGCAGTTCGTTCAGGATACAATGACAGCGCCGGACCCGACGCCAACCCCTGCTCCTGACGCAGAGGCTTCTCCGGGCAGCAGCCCGTCAGCAACACCGGGAACGAAGTAG
- the bcp gene encoding thioredoxin-dependent thiol peroxidase — MNITIGQEVPDFTLPASTGREITLSEYRGRKVLLYFYPKDNTPACTQEACDFRDAHDTLSAHGAVVLGISTDPIAAHGKFSTKLSLPFPLLSDEEHKVSELFGVWQQKKLYGKEFMGIVRSTFLIDEDGILRAEWRKVRVKGHVDAALEQIVK; from the coding sequence ATGAATATTACCATCGGCCAGGAGGTCCCCGACTTCACGCTCCCCGCATCCACCGGGCGGGAGATTACTCTAAGCGAATACCGCGGCAGGAAGGTGCTGCTCTACTTCTATCCCAAGGACAATACCCCGGCCTGCACACAAGAGGCGTGTGACTTCCGCGACGCCCATGATACCCTGTCTGCGCATGGAGCCGTGGTTCTTGGTATCAGCACCGATCCCATAGCTGCGCACGGCAAATTCAGCACGAAGCTCAGCCTGCCGTTTCCGCTGCTGTCCGATGAGGAGCATAAGGTCAGCGAGCTGTTCGGCGTATGGCAGCAGAAGAAGCTCTACGGCAAGGAATTCATGGGCATCGTCCGCTCGACCTTCCTGATTGATGAGGACGGAATTCTGCGGGCTGAGTGGCGCAAGGTCCGGGTGAAGGGCCATGTGGACGCAGCATTGGAACAAATCGTGAAATAA
- a CDS encoding acyl-CoA dehydratase activase-related protein: MKILRIGLDVGSTTAKLVVMEQGTIIYQDYVRHFSDIKKAAITLLSDVQQRFPDREAALTVSGSSGLSLSKLGEIPFVQEVIACTRAISERIPQCDTAIELGGEDAKIIYLSGGVEQRMNTACAGGTGAFIDQMASLLQTDPGGLNELAVKYERIYPIASRCGVFAKSDVQPLLNEGARREDVAASIFQSIVNQTISGLACGRPIRGRVAFLGGPLTFLSALRDRFTETLGLGEGEVLFPEHSQYFVAIGSALAPSDPLFLPLSGWISRIAAVDFSLDRAEDAELAPLFGTPDELAQFRLRHRAATAPRAELSAYRGPVYLGIDAGSTTTKLVVTGAADEILHTFYGSNKGNPLQSVTDALKEIYRVLPSGCHIAGAYATGYGEGLVKAALRLDGGEVETVAHYKAASRFMPEVDFILDIGGQDMKCIKIRGGAIDSLMLNEACSAGCGSFLESFASALELGIEAFAEAALEARKPVNLGSRCTVFMNSKVKQVQKEGATLADLSAGLAYSVVKNALQKVIKIRNPEDLGRSIIVQGGTFYNEAVLRAFELLTGRTVVRPDIAGVMGAYGCALIAREQAAPEGISTILGPEELESFTYSVAPGRCSRCANNCALTISRFPDKSFHVTGNRCERGAGGKKEKNSLPNLMQYKYERFFDYEGLPEVAAVRGTVGIPRTMNMFENYPFWHTFFTSLRYRTVLSPKSSKKLYERGMDTIPSESICYPAKMAHGHVQHLIGQGVDFIFYPAVVYEKKEDDAAQNHFNCPVVASYPEVIRNNMDGLKEQGVPLISPFLTFDDIPALTRVLARTFPEVPREEIAAAVQAGLAEADQAKNDVRSKGEETLVFLSETGTKGILLCGHPYHADPEINHGIADMITGMGLAVLTEDSICHLDRSEGDVGVVNQWTYHARMYRAARLAASRDDLELVQLTSFGCGIDAITCDAVQEIMERHNKVYTLIKIDEISNLGAARIRLRSLQAAMREREKGEVRPQLLYKPQPGVPFTKEMKDTYTILAPQMSPIHFELFERVFQDAGYRLKILESTGPQETEEGLRYVNNDACYPAIVTIGQILSALKSGDYDPDRTAVIMSQTGGGCRATNYISLLRKALKDAGLGQIPVISLNASGMENQPGFRISLKLANRLIAAACYGDLMMRLLHRFRPYEAVPGSAEALFRQGMERCKSSLSTFSFREYKRLTREIVGEFSRLPVIQAEKPKVGIVGEILIKFHPDANNRIIDMIEAEGGEAVMPDFLDFIFYCVYNPIYKAEQFGKSKRLGYINPMLISYLEIYRKPVKVALEQAGLSKGRENIYGLAEKAGRLVSVGNQMGEGWFLTAEMMDLLDNGVNNIACIQPFACLPNHITGRGMIKGLKDLYPGANIVAIDYDAGVSVVNQANRIKLMMSIASGLTSGKQAAEELMPLSPALAGSVGCQG; the protein is encoded by the coding sequence ATGAAAATACTGCGTATAGGGCTAGACGTCGGTTCCACTACGGCCAAATTGGTGGTCATGGAGCAGGGTACCATTATATATCAGGATTATGTGCGTCATTTCAGCGATATCAAAAAAGCAGCCATCACCCTCCTGTCAGATGTGCAGCAGAGATTCCCGGATCGCGAAGCGGCGCTTACGGTAAGCGGTTCCTCCGGCCTGTCCTTATCCAAGCTGGGGGAGATTCCGTTTGTCCAGGAGGTCATTGCCTGCACCAGAGCGATAAGTGAGCGGATTCCGCAGTGCGATACCGCGATTGAGCTGGGCGGAGAGGATGCGAAGATCATCTATCTCAGCGGCGGGGTGGAACAGCGGATGAATACTGCCTGTGCCGGCGGCACCGGAGCGTTCATCGATCAGATGGCCTCGCTGCTCCAGACCGATCCTGGCGGGCTGAATGAGCTGGCCGTGAAATATGAACGGATCTATCCGATTGCCTCGCGCTGCGGCGTATTCGCGAAGAGTGATGTGCAGCCGCTGCTGAATGAAGGGGCGCGCCGTGAGGATGTGGCGGCTTCGATCTTCCAGAGCATCGTGAACCAGACGATCAGCGGTCTTGCCTGCGGGCGGCCGATCCGCGGCCGCGTCGCGTTCCTGGGCGGACCGCTGACCTTCCTGTCCGCGCTCCGCGACCGGTTCACGGAGACGCTGGGGCTGGGGGAGGGCGAGGTGCTGTTCCCGGAGCACTCGCAATATTTCGTGGCCATCGGCTCGGCACTGGCGCCGTCTGATCCCCTGTTCCTGCCGCTCTCCGGCTGGATCTCCCGGATTGCGGCGGTCGACTTCTCGCTGGACCGGGCGGAGGATGCCGAGCTGGCTCCGCTGTTCGGGACGCCCGACGAGCTGGCCCAGTTCAGGCTCCGTCACCGCGCGGCAACGGCACCGCGTGCGGAGCTATCTGCCTATCGGGGGCCGGTCTATCTCGGAATTGATGCCGGCTCGACAACCACCAAGCTGGTGGTTACCGGTGCGGCAGACGAAATTCTGCACACCTTCTATGGAAGCAACAAGGGCAATCCGCTGCAATCGGTTACGGATGCGCTGAAGGAGATTTACCGGGTGCTGCCCTCCGGCTGCCATATTGCCGGGGCGTACGCTACCGGTTACGGCGAGGGTCTGGTCAAGGCCGCCCTGCGGCTTGACGGCGGCGAGGTGGAGACGGTGGCCCATTACAAGGCGGCCTCCCGGTTCATGCCGGAGGTAGACTTCATCCTCGATATCGGCGGCCAGGATATGAAGTGCATCAAGATCAGGGGCGGGGCTATCGACAGCCTGATGCTGAATGAAGCCTGCTCGGCAGGCTGCGGCTCCTTCCTGGAGAGCTTCGCTTCCGCGCTGGAGCTTGGCATTGAGGCGTTCGCAGAGGCGGCGCTCGAAGCCCGGAAGCCGGTCAACCTCGGCTCCCGCTGCACCGTATTCATGAACTCCAAGGTGAAGCAGGTTCAGAAGGAAGGGGCGACGCTGGCCGACCTCTCGGCCGGGCTGGCTTATTCTGTGGTGAAGAATGCGCTGCAGAAGGTCATCAAAATCCGCAACCCCGAGGACCTGGGACGCAGCATCATTGTTCAGGGCGGCACCTTCTATAATGAAGCTGTGCTGCGGGCGTTCGAGCTGCTGACGGGGCGTACGGTGGTTAGACCCGATATCGCAGGTGTAATGGGTGCCTACGGCTGCGCGCTGATCGCCAGAGAACAGGCTGCCCCGGAAGGAATCAGCACGATTCTGGGACCGGAGGAATTGGAGAGCTTCACTTATTCCGTTGCACCCGGCCGCTGCAGCCGCTGCGCCAATAACTGTGCGCTGACGATCAGCCGCTTCCCCGATAAGAGCTTCCATGTGACAGGCAACCGCTGTGAGCGGGGAGCCGGCGGCAAGAAGGAGAAGAACAGCCTGCCGAATCTGATGCAGTATAAATATGAACGCTTCTTCGACTATGAAGGCTTGCCCGAAGTGGCGGCGGTTCGGGGGACGGTCGGCATCCCGCGCACGATGAATATGTTCGAGAATTATCCGTTCTGGCACACCTTCTTCACTTCTCTGCGTTACCGGACGGTGCTGTCCCCCAAATCAAGCAAAAAGCTGTATGAGCGCGGTATGGATACCATTCCCTCGGAGTCGATCTGCTATCCGGCGAAGATGGCGCACGGGCATGTGCAGCACCTGATCGGGCAGGGTGTGGACTTCATTTTCTACCCGGCGGTGGTCTATGAGAAGAAGGAGGATGACGCGGCCCAGAATCATTTCAATTGTCCGGTTGTTGCCTCCTATCCCGAGGTGATCCGCAATAATATGGATGGGCTGAAGGAGCAGGGTGTGCCGCTGATCAGCCCGTTCCTGACCTTCGATGATATTCCGGCTCTGACCCGGGTTCTGGCAAGAACGTTCCCGGAGGTTCCGAGGGAAGAGATTGCTGCGGCTGTCCAGGCCGGACTGGCTGAGGCTGACCAGGCGAAGAATGATGTGCGCAGCAAGGGCGAAGAGACGCTGGTCTTCCTCTCGGAGACAGGCACGAAGGGAATCTTGCTGTGCGGACATCCCTACCATGCCGACCCGGAGATCAACCACGGGATTGCCGATATGATTACCGGGATGGGGTTGGCTGTACTGACCGAGGATTCCATCTGCCATCTGGACCGCAGTGAGGGGGACGTGGGGGTAGTGAACCAATGGACCTACCATGCGCGGATGTACCGTGCGGCCCGGCTGGCGGCTTCAAGGGACGATCTGGAGCTGGTCCAGCTCACCTCGTTCGGCTGCGGAATCGATGCGATTACCTGTGACGCGGTTCAGGAGATCATGGAGCGGCACAACAAGGTCTACACGCTCATCAAAATCGACGAAATCAGCAACCTGGGAGCCGCCCGCATCCGCCTGCGCTCCCTGCAGGCTGCGATGCGCGAGCGCGAAAAGGGCGAAGTGAGACCGCAGCTGCTCTATAAGCCGCAGCCGGGTGTGCCGTTCACGAAGGAAATGAAGGATACCTACACCATTCTCGCTCCGCAGATGTCGCCGATTCACTTCGAGCTGTTCGAGCGGGTCTTCCAGGATGCCGGCTACCGGTTGAAGATTCTGGAATCAACCGGCCCGCAGGAGACGGAGGAAGGGCTGCGGTATGTCAATAATGATGCCTGTTATCCGGCGATTGTCACGATCGGGCAGATACTGTCCGCTCTGAAAAGCGGGGATTATGATCCTGACCGGACCGCAGTCATTATGTCGCAGACCGGCGGGGGCTGCCGGGCGACTAACTACATCTCCCTGCTGCGCAAGGCGCTGAAGGATGCAGGTCTGGGGCAGATTCCCGTGATTTCCCTGAATGCCTCCGGGATGGAGAACCAGCCGGGCTTCCGCATCAGTCTGAAGCTGGCGAACCGTCTGATTGCTGCAGCGTGCTACGGGGATCTGATGATGCGTCTGCTGCACCGCTTCCGGCCGTATGAAGCTGTTCCGGGAAGTGCGGAAGCCCTTTTCCGCCAAGGCATGGAGCGCTGTAAGAGCAGCCTGTCGACCTTCTCCTTCCGCGAATATAAGCGGCTGACACGCGAGATTGTCGGGGAATTCTCCCGTCTGCCGGTGATTCAGGCCGAGAAGCCCAAGGTCGGCATTGTCGGGGAGATTCTGATCAAGTTCCACCCGGACGCGAACAACCGGATCATCGATATGATTGAGGCGGAAGGCGGAGAGGCGGTCATGCCGGACTTCCTGGATTTCATCTTCTATTGTGTCTACAATCCGATCTACAAGGCCGAACAATTCGGCAAAAGCAAACGGCTGGGCTACATCAATCCCATGCTGATCTCGTATCTCGAAATCTACCGCAAGCCGGTTAAGGTGGCGCTGGAGCAGGCCGGCCTGTCCAAGGGCCGGGAGAATATCTACGGCCTGGCCGAGAAGGCGGGCCGGCTCGTATCTGTCGGGAATCAGATGGGCGAAGGCTGGTTCCTGACGGCTGAAATGATGGACCTGCTGGATAACGGAGTGAATAATATCGCCTGCATCCAGCCGTTCGCCTGCCTGCCGAACCACATTACCGGGCGCGGGATGATTAAGGGACTGAAGGATCTGTATCCGGGCGCGAACATCGTCGCCATCGACTACGATGCCGGGGTCAGCGTGGTGAACCAGGCCAACCGCATCAAGCTGATGATGTCGATTGCCAGCGGCCTGACCAGCGGGAAGCAGGCGGCAGAGGAACTGATGCCGCTGTCCCCGGCGCTGGCGGGCAGTGTAGGCTGCCAAGGGTAG
- a CDS encoding DinB family protein, with amino-acid sequence MNQEQRNHWNGQHKKLSGIIMRPEAHTAAVTIFLALHSALYAPEDGGGEPVTYEDCLWDQLLEQTVRSYPVKTPGSRNSIAWHLWHSARIEDITMNLLVADSEQVLHSGQYTRRLGIPYVHSGNGMSGQDIAALSGAIDLEALAAYRHAVAKRTRSVIAALEPGQFTAKASAAQFSRVREEQAVLESEQWLLDYWAGKTTAGLVLMPATRHPFVHLNKAMRVKEKLQKQK; translated from the coding sequence ATGAACCAGGAACAGCGGAATCACTGGAACGGTCAGCATAAAAAATTATCCGGAATTATTATGAGGCCTGAAGCGCATACGGCAGCCGTCACAATCTTCCTTGCGCTGCATTCTGCCCTGTACGCTCCGGAAGACGGCGGCGGGGAACCGGTAACTTATGAGGATTGCTTATGGGATCAGCTGCTGGAGCAGACCGTGCGCAGTTATCCTGTGAAAACCCCCGGCAGCCGCAACTCCATCGCCTGGCATCTCTGGCACAGCGCACGGATTGAGGATATTACCATGAATCTGCTGGTTGCGGACAGTGAGCAGGTGCTGCACTCGGGTCAGTATACCCGGAGGCTGGGGATTCCTTACGTTCATTCCGGCAACGGGATGAGCGGGCAGGATATCGCCGCCCTTAGCGGGGCGATAGATCTGGAGGCATTGGCAGCGTACCGGCACGCTGTCGCGAAGCGGACGCGTTCGGTCATTGCTGCGCTGGAGCCGGGACAGTTCACAGCCAAGGCCAGTGCGGCTCAGTTCAGCAGAGTCAGGGAGGAGCAGGCTGTCCTGGAGTCGGAGCAGTGGCTGCTTGATTATTGGGCGGGCAAAACGACAGCCGGCCTGGTGCTGATGCCGGCCACCCGGCATCCATTCGTCCACCTGAATAAAGCGATGCGCGTGAAGGAGAAGCTGCAGAAGCAGAAGTAA